One part of the Malus sylvestris chromosome 2, drMalSylv7.2, whole genome shotgun sequence genome encodes these proteins:
- the LOC126598857 gene encoding cellulose synthase A catalytic subunit 3 [UDP-forming]-like — protein MESEGETAAKPMKSLGGQVCQICGDNVGKTADGEPFIACDVCAFPVCRPCYEYERKDGNQSCPQCKTRYKRHKGSPAILGDREEDAVPDDGTSDFNYASENQNEKQKIAERMLSWHMTYGRGEDVSAPNYDKEVSHNHIPLLTSGQEVSGELSAASPERLSMASPGVGAGKRVHHHSYGSDVNQSPNIRVVDPVREFGSPGIGNVAWKERVDGWKMKQEKNVIPMSTGQATSERGGGDIDARSDVIVDDSLLNDEARQPLSRKVSIPSSRINPYRMVIVLRLIILCIFLHYRITNPVLNAYALWLISVICEIWFAISWILDQFPKWLPVNRETYLDRLSLRYDREGEPSNLAAVDIFVSTVDPLKEPPMVTANTVLSILAVDYPVDKVSCYVSDDGAAMLTFEALSETSEFARKWVPFCKKYAIEPRAPEWYFSQKIDYLKDKVQPSFVKERRAMKREYEEFKVRVNGLVAKATKIPEEGWIMQDGTPWPGNNTRDHPGMIQVFLGQSGGLDTDGNELPRLVYVSREKRPGFQHHKKAGAMNALVRVSAVLTNGPFLLNLDCDHYINNSKALREAMCFLMDPNLGKNVCYVQFPQRFDGIDRNDRYANRNTVFFDINLRGLDGIQGPVYVGTGCVFNRTALYGYEPPVKPKHKKTGVLSSLCGGSRKEGSKSSKKGSDKKKSKNVDPTVPIFSLEDIEEGVEGAGFDDEKSLLMSQMSLEKRFGQSSVFVASTLMENGGVPQSATPETLLKEAIHVISCGYEDKSDWGNEIGWIYGSVTEDILTGFKMHARGWRSIYCMPKLPAFKGSAPINLSDRLNQVLRWALGSVEILLSRHCPIWYGYSGRLKWLERFAYVNTTIYPITSIPLLMYCTLPAVCLLTNKFIIPQISNLASIWFISLFLSIFATGILEMRWSGVGIDEWWRNEQFWVIGGVSAHLFAVVQGLLKVLAGIDTNFTVTSKASDEDGDFNELYMFKWTTLLIPPTTLLIINLVGVVAGISYAVNSGYQSWGPLFGKLFFAFWVIVHLYPFLKGLMGRQNRTPTIVIVWSILLASIFSLLWVRVDPFTTRVTGPNIDECGINC, from the exons ATGGAATCCGAAGGAGAAACTGCG GCAAAGCCCATGAAGAGCCTCGGGGGTCAGGTCTGCCAGATCTGTGGGGACAATGTTGGGAAGACTGCGGATGGGGAACCATTCATTGCCTGCGATGTCTGTGCCTTTCCTGTTTGCAGGCCATGCTATGAGTACGAGAGGAAGGATGGAAATCAGTCTTGCCCTCAATGCAAAACCAGATACAAGAGGCACAAAG GGAGCCCTGCAATTCTTGGTGATAGAGAAGAGGATGCTGTTCCTGATGATGGTACCAGTGATTTCAACTATGCTTCAGAAAATCAAAACGAGAAGCAAAAGATTGCTGAACGCATGCTAAGCTGGCATATGACATATGGCCGGGGAGAGGATGTTTCGGCTCCAAATTATGATAAAGAGGTTTCTCATAATCACATCCCTCTACTCACTAGTGGACAAGAG GTTTCCGGAGAACTGTCTGCAGCTTCACCAGAGCGCCTTTCGATGGCATCTCCTGGAGTTGGTGCTGGAAAGCGTGTGCATCATCATTCTTATGGATCAGATGTTAACCAATCCC CTAATATAAGGGTTGTGGATCCTGTGAGGGAGTTTGGTTCTCCCGGGATAGGAAATGTAGCATGGAAAGAGAGAGTGGATGGCTGGAAGATGAAGCAAGAGAAGAATGTCATTCCAATGAGCACTGGCCAAGCTACTTCTGAAAGAGGCGGTGGAGATATTGATGCCAGATCTGATGTGATTGTGGATGACTCTTTACT GAATGATGAAGCAAGGCAGCCTCTCTCCAGAAAGGTCTCGATTCCATCATCTAGAATAAATCCTTATAGAATGGTCATTGTTCTGCGGCTTATTATTCTGTGCATTTTCTTGCACTATCGAATAACAAATCCTGTGCTCAATGCCTATGCTCTGTGGCTGATATCAGTCATTTGTGAGATTTGGTTTGCAATTTCCTGGATTCTCGATCAGTTCCCTAAGTGGCTCCCCGTTAATCGTGAAACATATCTTGATAGACTTTCTTTGAG ATATGACCGAGAAGGAGAACCATCAAATTTAGCTGCTGTTGACATCTTTGTCAGTACTGTCGATCCGTTGAAGGAGCCTCCTATGGTGACAGCAAATACTGTGCTATCTATTCTTGCAGTTGACTACCCAGTTGACAAGGTTTCTTGCTATGTTTCTGATGATGGAGCTGCAATGTTGACGTTTGAAGCTCTGTCTGAAACTTCAGAATTTGCTAGGAAATGGGTCCCTTTCTGCAAGAAGTATGCTATTGAGCCTCGGGCTCCGGAATGGTACTTTTCACAGAAGATTGATTACTTAAAGGATAAAGTTCAACCATCATTTGTCAAAGAGCGTAGAGCAATGAAG agagaatatgaagaatttaaAGTTCGTGTTAACGGGCTTGTTGCAAAGGCCACAAAAATACCCGAAGAAGGATGGATCATGCAAGATGGTACTCCATGGCCTGGAAATAATACTAGAGACCATCCAGGAATGATTCAG GTTTTCTTAGGCCAAAGTGGTGGGCTCGATACTGATGGTAATGAACTGCCACGTTTAGTGTATGTTTCTCGTGAAAAGCGTCCAGGTTTCCAACATCACAAGAAGGCTGGTGCTATGAATGCACTT GTTCGAGTATCAGCGGTCCTCACTAATGGACCTTTCTTGTTGAATCTTGATTGTGATCATTACATTAACAACAGTAAGGCCTTGAGGGAAGCTATGTGCTTTCTAATGGATCCTAACCTTGGAAAAAATGTGTGCTATGTTCAGTTTCCACAGAGGTTTGATGGTATTGATAGAAACGATCGATATGCCAATCGTAACACTGTTTTCTTTGAT ATTAACTTGAGAGGTTTAGACGGTATTCAAGGACCAGTTTATGTGGGTACTGGGTGTGTCTTCAATAGAACAGCTTTATATGGTTACGAACCTCCTGTCAAGCCTAAGCATAAGAAAACTGGAGTTCTATCTTCACTTTGTGGTGGATCACGGAAGGAGGGTTCAAAATCCAGTAAAAAGGGATCAGACAAAAAGAAATCTAAGAATGTTGATCCTACTGTGCCAATTTTCAGTCTAGAGGATATTGAAGAGGGGGTGGAag GTGCTGGATTTGACGATGAGAAGTCATTATTGATGTCACAAATGAGCCTAGAAAAGAGGTTTGGTCAGTCTTCTGTTTTTGTTGCCTCTACACTGATGGAGAATGGCGGTGTTCCTCAATCTGCGACACCAGAAACTCTTCTTAAAGAAGCTATTCATGTTATCAGCTGTGGATATGAAGACAAATCTGATTGGGGAAATGAG ATTGGATGGATCTATGGTTCCGTCACAGAAGATATTCTTACAGGATTCAAGATGCATGCCCGTGGGTGGAGGTCTATATACTGCATGCCAAAGCTCCCAGCCTTTAAAGGGTCTGCTCCTATTAATCTTTCAGATCGTCTGAACCAAGTGCTTCGATGGGCTTTGGGATCCGTGGAAATTCTTCTTAGTCGGCATTGTCCTATCTGGTATGGTTACAGTGGGAGGCTAAAATGGCTGGAGAGATTTGCGTATGTGAACACTACCATTTACCCAATCACTTCCATACCTCTTCTCATGTACTGTACACTGCCGGCTGTCTGTCTTCTTACCAACAAATTCATCATTCCACAG ATTAGCAATCTTGCGAGTATATGGTTTATCTCCCTCTTTCTTTCTATCTTCGCAACTGGTATTCTAGAGATGAGGTGGAGTGGTGTTGGAATCGACGAGTGGTGGAGAAATGAACAGTTTTGGGTTATTGGTGGTGTTTCTGCCCATCTGTTTGCCGTTGTCCAAGGTCTTCTCAAAGTACTTGCTGGTATTGACACCAACTTCACTGTCACCTCCAAGGCATCAGACGAAGACGGGGACTTTAATGAACTCTACATGTTTAAATGGACAACACTTCTGATCCCGCCAACAACTCTCCTCATCATAAACTTGGTAGGGGTTGTAGCAGGTATATCGTATGCTGTCAATAGCGGTTACCAATCATGGGGTCCCCTCTTTGGTAAGCTCTTCTTTGCCTTTTGGGTGATTGTCCATTTGTATCCCTTCCTCAAAGGTCTCATGGGACGTCAGAACCGTACACCCACCATTGTCATCGTGTGGTCGATTCTCCTTGCTTCAATTTTCTCTTTGTTGTGGGTGAGGGTTGATCCCTTCACCACAAGAGTCACCGGACCAAATATTGATGAGTGTGGAATCAACTGCTAG
- the LOC126611988 gene encoding uncharacterized protein LOC126611988: MVAMTMANTTEEPILSRMDRLDTILRQLEEIRGSHSHLHSHTHSPKRSSCTSSPTRTSGTLTSDGGHVPPSEELISPESLEKHCRPIEHVMMETEAKGSLIERLDHVEDRVLKLCVQLEEEFMETSAEMVKRREREERAEMTRRSEKEEKIVISEIERTQIDVIKKKKKKKGLKELVRQCVMGKGKSNKSTKPLIN, from the coding sequence ATGGTGGCAATGACGATGGCCAACACTACTGAGGAACCAATTCTGTCGAGGATGGACCGGCTCGACACCATTCTGAGGCAGTTGGAGGAAATCCGAGGCTCGCATTCGCATTTGCATTCACATACTCATTCTCCCAAGAGAAGTTCGTGCACCTCTTCACCTACGCGGACGAGCGGGACCCTCACGAGCGACGGAGGGCACGTTCCACCGTCCGAGGAGTTGATCTCCCCAGAAAGCCTGGAGAAGCACTGCCGTCCGATCGAGCACGTCATGATGGAGACCGAAGCGAAGGGGTCGCTGATCGAGCGGCTGGATCACGTGGAGGACCGTGTGCTGAAGCTGTGCGTGCAGCTGGAGGAGGAGTTTATGGAGACTAGTGCCGAAATGGtcaagaggagagagagagaagagagagcagAGATGACCAGGAGGAGTGAGAAAGAGGAGAAGATTGTTATCAGTGAGATTGAGAGGACTCAAATTGATGTgattaagaagaagaagaagaagaagggactGAAGGAACTTGTTAGACAGTGTGTTATGGGAAAAGGAAAATCCAATAAATCAACTAAACCTTTGATTAATTAG